The Candidatus Azobacteroides pseudotrichonymphae genomovar. CFP2 region CTCAAACATTAAGATTACTGCTATTCACATATACATAACAGGAAGCAAGACTTACCAAAACTTAGTATGCCAAGTATTTTTCTAATTCATTTAAGAGGCTTAGTTCTCTCAATGAAATATAGGAACCGTTATTATTCCCTTGCCATCTGCATACTTAAGTAAGAGGTATCCGCACTCAACAGTAAAAGCTGTGGATGCTATATCCTTGATTGTTTGCCACACTCCAGCTTGAGCAAAAAGGATACTACAAGACAGGATGGTTGTTAAGACCAATTTCTTCATAGATCTGTAGATTTTAATATTAGTTGCACTTGCAAGGATCGTCTTTACAAGGGGCTTCTTTAGGGCATTTTTCTTTTTCCATGATAAACAAATTTATTTTTTTATCTATTAAATCTTCTGTATGTTAAATTTATCTGATATATATCGCTGTTTGTTTTCCAAATATAATCTATTGAATCAAAGAAAAAGAAACGGTAAGGTATAAACTACACCGAACCGTCCCCACTGTCGTAATAAAAAAACTTTTGCTATTCTCAACATTTATTCAGCTAACAACTATTCCTCCAAACCTGGAATGTACCTTAGAAGACTATTTTTTACTTTTTTATTAGGTTTCTTCTCTATCTTCATGATTAAAAGACTATTTTTTACTTTTTTATTAAACTTCTTTTCTGTCTTCATGAAGGGCATCAGGACCAGGGTTGAGTCTATAGAGGTTATAAGCTTTTTATATTCTTGTATCGCTTTTGAAAGATTATTCTTTTCGTCAGAAACAGAGTTTTGCAGGGTTGGATATTTTTGCAATGTGTATTCAACAACAACTTGTCTTTGACGAAGTTTATCTCTTCTTGGAACAAAAGTTTGCATTTCTTCGCTTGATTTTTTTCTCCTGCCAAGGATATCATCTATTTCTTCTTTATTCTTATAAAATATGAGTTCTTTAATATCAATTTTCCGAATAGCTTCTTCCATGTCATTCGTTAGTTTATTTCTCTCACAAATCCAGCTTAAAATATCATGGGTTAAAGTATTCCATTCTTTTTCAAGATCAGTTATCTCATCTTTAAGATTTTCCCCCTCTTTAAGAAAAATTACTTTTGATTCCGGTATTGGTGATACTAATATTTCTTCACTACTCCAATTTTTACAAGAAATAGTTGCTGTAATAAGAGTCAGAATAGGAAAGAGTACAAAAAATATTTTATGATTCATATGTTATGTGTACCATTTTACAACTCTACAAGTCGTAAATCTTGCAATCAATGTCTAATAAAACGTTAAAAGTAATCAAATCTTTTACTATCTCTAGTAAAAGTAAAAAAATCACTCTAAATATATATTTCACATATATATTCATTCTTATTTGTTTTTTCTGGATTTTCTTCTCTCGCTTCTTCTTGTTCTTTTTGATGTAAGAATTGATGTTTCTCAACATATTAAATGCTAACTTCGCTGGACATATAAAGTTGTAAAACAACTTTATGGAAATATGGAAATAATAAAAGAAAAAATTATGAATGCATATGTATCGGCTAAAACCAAGAAACTACTAATACCCCTGTTATTTTTCACTATTTGTTTCGGAGTAAAGGCAACTGCAATGGGCATAATCTCTCATTGGGATAGCGGATTGAGCAAATGCAAAGATTATGGCGAATACAGTGGTAAAAATGGTAAAAAGATTTACCGAACGATATATTATGATTTAGAATTGGGTTACGATTATCGATTAGAATGTAAACATGAAGCGCCAGTCTATTGGAAAGGAGTGAATGATCCAAATGGTATACCACCTGAAAGGTATGTATATACAACGAAAACATATTATAGTGGAGACTAATAATTTGAATATTATTATAATTTGAATGTTTTTAGTACATAATCTCTATATTCACTGAGCTTTTTCCATTATTAGTAATAAGTAATTTTTTTTTTGAGAGAGGTACGGAAGCAATTCTGTCCCTCTTTTTTTTTGTTATTCATGTTATTAATGCCATTATAGTCAATGTTTTACACTATCTTTGTTAAAGCATTATTCATCATGAACAAAAGAAAGATAAATAGGAAGAAAGATTCAATTGATTTTAAATTATTGGTAGATATTGTCAAAAGAATGGTTGCTGTTCAAGGCAAGATCTTCGATAAACAGGATCTGGAAGATCTAAAGAAGATATATTGTCAAAAGCAGGGAATTCTTTTCCTTCCTGAAGAAAATGAATGGAATAATGCCATATGCTGGCTCATAGAGAAAGAGTTAATCAAACGTGGTCGTCATGACTTGAAAAGAAAGTCCTTCAAACAGAACTACAAGCCTGAAGTTATTCCTTTTCTAATCAGAGGAGATTTGCGTATTCCATTGGATAGAGAGAAGAAGTGGCTTGGAAAGTTCCAGAAAGAGCTTCGTCATGGTCAGCATCGAATTCATTAACCTACTAAATATAATAGTAATGGAAACAAATACTACAGAACAAGATATAGCTACAGATCAAAAAGAGCAGAAAGGACTGTTCCATTTTCCCAAGAATGAACATTACGATGATTATCAGAGTGCAACTCATCTTCTCTCTGGTGAACTGTTTAGTCGATGGAGAGAGGATGAGATGCTCTTTTGGCAATGCTTCAAAGGGGAATCAAAGATAGGAAAGACACCGGACAAGGTCAGTCAGATGGTTCGTGATTACCTAGTCTTAGACCATGAAGCATTCGGCAAACGCTACTGGTATCTCTCTGGCAAACTCAGAGATAAATCTGAAGAATACATATCAGCAGCCATAGAGATAGCTGCCATCAATGATGATCCCATGAAAGAGTTTGATCTGGAGACAGCTTGCAGTGTTCTTCTCAAACATTATGGGATGTATGATTCTATGATTGCCAATGTAGCCCAGAAACGATGGTTGGGGAAAAACGTCAGAAGCCTGATCAAGGATATCCGTGCCTTTGGAAGTCGCATCCCCATATCTGATGCTAATCGTGAGATACTCAATGATCTTTTGGATTCAGGCAAGAACAACGCCCTCTATAGTACTCTGATGGACTATGAGGATGATCCCTTCTCCAGAAAAGAGATCTATGCAGAACAGGAGATTTACTGGGATATAAAAGTTCCAGCCACCTCTGGACTAACCAAAGGTGGTACACTACCTGCAAAATGCAAGATAGATCGCATTGTTGTTCTGGATGACTGTGTATACATTCTTGAAGTAAAGCCTATTCGCATACCTGTAAGTCAATGGATGAGACAGATCTATAATACATGTGATCATTACACTCTTGCTTTCTACCGCAGGGCCTTGAAGGAGAACTTTCCCAAAGAATTAGAAGGGAAAGAGATCCGTGCCTACTTCGTTCTTGTTCATATCCCATCAAGGAATATCTACATGGTAGCTGTAGGAGATGATTCTCTTACTTCTGCTGATGGTCAGATAGACCAGATCATGGGAGAGATACTAGACAGTAAGCAGAACCGCAAGACAGATCATACACGTAGGTATTATTTCTCTTTTTGTGCAAATGGGTCAACATGTAGGAATGCCGGAGACTATGGTTTCTGTCTTGAAGAAGTCTATAACACAGAAAAATCGTTCGTATAAGAACACAAACCATGATAAGAAATTGTAGTTTTTTTTTAGCTCAAAAATAAAAAGATTATGACTTACAGAAACATTTATAAAGAGCAAGTTGATTATGTTCATTCGATGGGAGCAATGAATAAATACGGAGTAAAAGAATTTTTAGATAAGATTGAGTACTTGGATAATCGTTTGCAAACAGAAATAGACAGATTACATTCACTCATTGAAAAAAAAGATGTAGAGAATAGGTCTCACAGCGTGTTTGATATAAACTTTTGATATACACTATATTAATATAGTGTATTCCTGAGAGAGCGAAAGCCTCAGGGTAACCCTCCTAAATAAACACACCCCCTACCTTCATAGGTATTTCATACTAGCCCCCCTATGCCTTATTTCACAATATTAAGTAGTACGTGTGAGAAATGAGCGGACAAAAACACCCCACAGCATCAGCAAAGTGGAAACCGCCCGCACATAGCTACACTAAAAGGGTTTCCTTTGATTTCCGACAGGATAAACGTACTTAGGTTCACTGACATTAGAAACAGGAAAAACTATTTTTTGGACAACTCTGAAAACAAGGCATTTTGTCGATTGATATATATCAACATTATTGACCACTCTTGATTGCCTAGCTGTTTTATTGCCCAGCACATATAGCGTGTAGCATGCTGTTGGCAATGTTGTTGTGTCAGGTAGGGAGACTGTTAGTCTTTTTTGTTTTTTTAGCAAGCACGTTGCCTGTGGATAAAAACGTAGACATCATGAAGACAATAAAGACACAAGTTAAATATTCGTTGATAAGGGCAGGCTTAGGCTTGCCTTTATCTTTTTGCAACTAATGAATGTATAACTTAAAACACTAAGAGTATGGAAGAGCTAGTAAAGAAGATCAATGCACAATGCACTGCTATAGCAAATGAGATGGATAGCGTGTTTAAATCATTCTCTAATGATATCAATGGCTTGACAAGTACGTTAAGGAGTATGGAACAGACCATGATGCAAGACATACAATAAATGATTAGCTTGCATACAGAATTATAGCAACATAACTTATTCTCGTAAGAAGGAGCTATCGTCGTATAGCTCCTTCTTTTATGACATTACTCAGGAGATATTTCAGGGGAAGACCGGAAGCAGGTATGCACATTTACAAGTAAGGGCTATAAGTAGAAGTGATGATCTGGAAGGATTAAAATGAAAAAGGGCAAAATTGCTTCTGCCCATTCTCAACTTAAAGAAAAAAACATCATAATAAAACGTTCTTCTCAAAGATAGATTTTTTTCTGAGATTATCTTAGTGTTAGGGCATTTTCTTCTCTTTTTTTTACCCTATTTGACAAAAACCTTGCTTTTTGTCAAAACACTCGCTTGTCATATTGTCAGAACCCTAAAAAACACTGTTATACGCTCTTATTCCTTATTTTTTTACATATACTATAGCAAGTATAGCAATTTATGTGTTTCGTAATTATAAATATCAAGTCTAACTATTAAAACCCTCGAATGTATGAATGTTGTGTATCTAAGAGTAAGTACTTGCCATCAGGATGTAAACAATCAGATGATGGGGATAGAGAAGTACATGGAAGAACATCAAATGACGATTGACCGTGTTTTCGAAGAAACTGTTTCAGGTAAAGTGAGAGCAAAAGATAGAAAGCTTGCCTCTGTTATGGACGAACTTAAAAAGGGTGATACCCTAATTGTAAGTGAAGTATCCCGTATTGGACGCAACATGATGGATGTAATTAGTAACATCAATATGCTCTGCAATGAGAAAGGATGCAATTTTATTGCAGTCAAACAAAACTATTATTTCAAGACTAATGATCTCAACAGCAAGGTCATGTTATTTGCCCATACGATAGCAGCCGAGATTGAGAGAGGATTAAACTGTGCAAGGACTAAAGAATCTTATCTGCGAGTTAAGGCAGAGAGTGATGGTGATTTTGTTTGGGGAAGACCTC contains the following coding sequences:
- a CDS encoding recombinase family protein; amino-acid sequence: MNVVYLRVSTCHQDVNNQMMGIEKYMEEHQMTIDRVFEETVSGKVRAKDRKLASVMDELKKGDTLIVSEVSRIGRNMMDVISNINMLCNEKGCNFIAVKQNYYFKTNDLNSKVMLFAHTIAAEIERGLNCARTKESYLRVKAESDGDFVWGRPQKLQETMEIDLSLPIDEIARQNNVHRRTVTRYVRQYRKDLCYKPRNHYLTLAQC